In the genome of Vicia villosa cultivar HV-30 ecotype Madison, WI linkage group LG7, Vvil1.0, whole genome shotgun sequence, one region contains:
- the LOC131615661 gene encoding putative calcium-transporting ATPase 13, plasma membrane-type, translating into MSQTNISSDDGNIELGASLLITGSKYNKKWRKSLYVGIMISLKKPTTFSSNFEESASSPLLYNPLPHSPPARTSSAKSFVSIDVVSHVQDDVVEERVRTDIARIVKEKDLKSLRELGGVGRVCDVLHSQTQHSSEEITENLGVQATFYGILWKSCKQNLYTISMLLISALLSFATEFKQVGPRYGWHDGVAMIFAVLLLLAFSSITSYWRERKTIKLAKKKGKAVKFSVKRHQESQSVDLTLSMYDIMVGDEVYLSPPDEVPANGLLLGKDNLVLVEGIKNEKIDCEATNPFLIASSKVVEGRGWMLVTSVQNKSNSSEIKRRLLENLIEKPISYLDKASLFIFTLVALVLFIRLICKKDGDDGGLPDIKGNVSVGMLTKLLENILSGPRGRIAILAHILSVIVLCVQHGVPLMITLSLRYQNDEVLINQEVVLNDLSACTTMGLVNVICIDVSGGGLICKPMEVCEIWIGEGETDINNIQESGTSQVVLEKLKEGVCLSVLAPGLSRSHVSNSLVSWANSTLEMDIISFREDFHILKHGKLDSNQEGNGVLVRKVSANEQDMHLHWSGDASIVLEICSQYYDGEGTCHSIENQKIKFEQVIQKMERSGLKPIAFAYRQTQVQELKQDEMTLLALIGLKYKCQVSTKLALKNLQNNGMRIKLVSEDDDIMVLNDMACELGMEVSIDGGHLEGKQLRDLDEKARLVKVDKAIAMGSFSPIDKLLMVKCLQDRGDVVAFVEQRLMTNHISDVLKLADVGIINHSLSKIIDRKENSDISIMCFSVLETIVKVGRSKYRNIQKFIQLQLTIGISGLLITLITTILTGNSPLTAIQLIWVNALMCPLGGLMMVTELSSEEELAKLPSHRNQSIITKKMWKNIIFQILYQASAIMILEFGGHVSDSEKQLRKVMIFNTFFLCQLFHLLNIMDLLKTEVFKVDVQKYCFLVALGCCFVLQTVIVEYAKSLADCMRLNATEWAICVLVSSVSWVLKWTLKKILSGFFNTNYTSPLDSPQSTPQPLFYLYWGLPAMMLLLFPIGLVSMKLH; encoded by the exons ATGTCCCAAACAAACATTTCTTCCGATGATGGCAATATAGAACTTGGTGCTAGCTTACTCATTACCGGTAGCAAATACAACAAGAAATGGCGAAAAAGTTTATATGTCGGAATCATGATCTCCTTGAAGAAGCCTACAACTTTTAGCAGCAACTTTGAAGAGTCTGCATCATCACCACTACTATACAATCCATTGCCTCATAGTCCTCCTGCTAGAACCTCATCAGCCAAATCTTTTGTTTCAATTGATGTAGTCTCTCATGTCCAAGACGACGTGGTAGAAGAACGTGTTAGGACTGATATTGCTAGAATTGTGAAGGAGAAGGACTTGAAATCTCTTCGTGAACTTGGTGGAGTAGGTAGAGTTTGCGATGTTCTGCATAGTCAAACTCAACACTCGTCAGAG GAGATCACTGAGAACCTTGGAGTTCAAGCAACCTTCTATGGCATTCTTTGGAAAAGCTGCAAGCAAAATCTTTACACAATTTCAATGTTGCTGATTTCGGCCTTATTATCCTTTGCCACGGAGTTTAAACAGGTTGGGCCTAGATATGGTTGGCATGATGGTGTTGCGATGATTTTTGCTGTTTTACTTCTGCTTGCATTCTCGTCAATTACTAGCTATTGGCGCGAAAGAAAAACAATCAAGTTGGCAAAGAAAAAAGGCAAGGCGGTGAAATTCAGTGTTAAAAGACATCAAGAGTCCCAATCAGTTGATCTTACTCTCTCCATGTATGACATTATGGTGGGTGACGAGGTGTATTTGAGTCCTCCTGATGAGGTTCCTGCAAATGGCTTGCTTTTGGGTAAAGACAACCTTGTGTTGGTTGAgggaataaaaaatgaaaaaatcgatTGTGAAGCGACGAACCCTTTTCTTATAGCCAGTTCAAAGGTGGTTGAAGGTCGTGGATGGATGCTTGTGACATCtgttcaaaacaaatcaaactcGTCTGAGATCAAGAGACGCCTTTTGGAAAATCTAATTGAGAAGCCAATTTCGTACCTTGACAAAGCTTCTCTTTTTATCTTTACACTTGTTGCACTTGTGTTGTTCATTCGTCTAATTTGTAAGAAAGACGGAGATGATGGCGGACTTCCAGATATTAAAGGGAATGTTTCAGTTGGCATGTTAACAAAACTCCTTGAAAATATTCTTTCAGGGCCACGAGGAAGGATTGCGATTTTAGCACATATTCTTAGTGTTATAGTACTATGTGTGCAACATGGAGTGCCACTGATGATTACTTTATCTCTCCGTTACCAAAATGATGAAGTATTGATTAATCAAGAGGTGGTTCTTAATGATTTGTCAGCTTGTACAACAATGGGGTTGGTAAATGTCATCTGCATCGATGTATCTGGTGGTGGACTTATATGTAAGCCAATGGAGGTCTGCGAAATATGGATAGGGGAAGGAGAGACTGACATAAACAATATTCAGGAGTCGGGAACAAGTCAAGTTGTACTAGAGAAGCTTAAAGAAGGAGTTTGTTTATCAGTTCTTGCACCAGGACTATCTCGTTCTCATGTGTCTAACTCACTTGTTTCTTGGGCAAACTCAACATTGGAAATGGACATTATATCTTTCAGAGAAGATTTTCACATTCTCAAGCATGGAAAACTGGATTCTAACCAAGAGGGCAATGGAGTTTTGGTGAGAAAAGTAAGTGCCAATGAACAAGATATGCACTTGCACTGGAGCGGGGATGCATCCATAGTGTTGGAAATATGTTCACAATATTATGATGGTGAAGGAACATGCCATTCCATTGAAAATCAGAAAATTAAATTTGAGCAAGTGATCCAAAAAATGGAGCGTAGTGGCCTTAAACCAATTGCATTTGCTTATAGACAAACACAGGTGCAGGAACTCAAGCAGGATGAGATGACGTTACTAGCACTAATAGGTCTCAAATACAAATGCCAAGTATCGACAAAACTAGCTttgaaaaatcttcaaaataatGGAATGCGTATCAAATTGGTCTCAGAGGATGATGACATCATGGTACTGAATGACATGGCTTGTGAACTTGGAATGGAAGTGTCGATAGATGGTGGTCACCTTGAAGGAAAGCAACTTCGTGATTTGGATGAGAAAGCCAGATTGGTTAAAGTGGATAAAGCCATTGCAATGGGAAGTTTCAGTCCCATAGACAAGCTTCTAATGGTAAAGTGTTTGCAAGACAGAGGTGATGTGGTTGCATTTGTGGAACAAAGATTGATGACTAATCATATTTCAGATGTTCTAAAGTTAGCTGATGTAGGGATAATTAATCACTCTTTAAGCAAAATAATTGACAGAAAAGAGAATTCTGATATATCTATCATGTGTTTCAGTGTATTGGAAACAATCGTGAAGGTGGGAAGAAGTAAATATCGCAATATTCAAAAGTTCATTCAACTTCAGCTGACAATTGGTATATCAGGGTTACTCATAACCTTGATTACAACAATTCTCACAGGAAATTCTCCCCTAACAGCAATccaattgatttgggtgaatgcATTAATGTGTCCTTTGGGTGGCCTAATGATGGTGACGGAATTAAGTAGCGAGGAAGAGCTTGCCAAACTACCATCTCATAGGAATCAGTCAATAATAACAAAGAAAATgtggaaaaatataatttttcagaTTTTGTATCAGGCTTCTGCAATCATGATACTTGAATTTGGGGGACATGTATCTGACAGTGAAAAGCAATTAAGGAAAGTCATGATCTTCAATACATTCTTTTTATGTCAGCTCTTCCATCTGCTCAATATCATGGATTTATTGAAAACAGAAGTTTTCAAGGTTGATGTACAGAAGTATTGTTTCTTAGTGGCTTtaggttgttgttttgttttgcaaACTGTGATTGTTGAGTATGCAAAAAGTCTAGCAGATTGCATGCGTCTGAATGCTACTGAATGGGCTATCTGTGTTCTAGTCAGTTCTGTTTCATGGGTACTTAAATGGACCTTGAAGAAGATTCTTTCAGGTTTTTTCAACACCAACTATACTTCACCCTTGGACTCTCCACAGTCTACCCCACAACCTTTGTTCTATCTTTATTGGGGACTTCCAgctatgatgcttcttttattcCCTATAGGACTAGTAAGTATGAAACTTCATTGA